One genomic region from Gemmatimonadales bacterium encodes:
- a CDS encoding chemotaxis protein CheB, which translates to MSGSGTTGSTASGHDIVVIGFSAGGLEPVIRLVAEFPLELPAAIFIVHHFPANSISALPGILGRAGPLPAEHAEDGEPVVPGRIYVAPPNRHMLLEAGRVHLSTGPREHNHRPAIDPLFRTAARTYADRVVGVLLSGTLDDGTDGLLAIKRHHGVAVVQDPAEALHPSMPNSAIQEVGVDHVEPVSRIAPLIVQLSREPAAHAGRTDPLAPLDPPDPAATGTRSLAGDKPPGKPSGLTCPECGGLLWESEDGGFLHYRCHVGHGYSEDSLVAGQAQRLESALWAAVRALEEKAELARHLARRTRRRGMLRSAKRFEQSIEDADRGSSEIRALLLEGVSAPPVDPADAELARRPARETSGSGRHG; encoded by the coding sequence ATGAGCGGCTCTGGCACGACGGGCTCCACGGCGTCCGGGCATGATATCGTCGTCATCGGCTTCTCGGCCGGCGGCTTGGAGCCCGTGATCCGGCTGGTGGCGGAGTTCCCGCTAGAGCTGCCCGCAGCGATCTTCATCGTCCATCACTTTCCCGCCAACAGCATCAGCGCGCTCCCCGGCATTCTTGGCCGCGCTGGACCGCTGCCTGCGGAGCATGCCGAGGATGGCGAGCCCGTGGTTCCCGGTCGAATCTATGTGGCACCCCCGAACCGGCACATGCTGCTCGAGGCGGGACGCGTCCATCTGAGCACCGGTCCGCGCGAGCATAATCACCGGCCGGCCATCGACCCGCTCTTCCGCACGGCGGCACGCACCTACGCCGATCGAGTGGTCGGCGTTCTGCTCTCCGGCACCCTCGATGATGGCACCGACGGGCTGCTCGCCATCAAGCGTCACCACGGTGTGGCCGTGGTGCAGGATCCGGCCGAGGCGCTCCACCCCAGTATGCCGAACAGCGCCATCCAGGAAGTCGGAGTGGATCATGTGGAGCCGGTCTCACGCATCGCCCCGCTGATCGTCCAATTGAGCCGCGAGCCGGCGGCGCACGCCGGTCGGACCGATCCGCTCGCGCCGCTCGATCCGCCCGATCCCGCTGCCACTGGAACCAGGTCGCTGGCTGGGGACAAGCCCCCCGGGAAGCCGTCCGGTCTGACCTGCCCCGAGTGCGGCGGCCTCCTCTGGGAATCGGAGGACGGCGGGTTCCTTCATTACCGCTGCCACGTGGGGCATGGCTACAGCGAGGACTCCCTGGTCGCGGGCCAGGCCCAGCGCCTCGAGTCCGCCCTCTGGGCCGCCGTGCGGGCGCTGGAGGAGAAGGCCGAGCTCGCCCGCCACCTGGCGCGACGCACCCGCCGCCGCGGAATGCTGCGCTCGGCCAAGCGATTCGAGCAGTCGATCGAGGACGCCGATCGCGGGTCGTCCGAGATCCGCGCCCTCCTGCTCGAGGGAG
- the hppD gene encoding 4-hydroxyphenylpyruvate dioxygenase codes for MPTDTLAAPATSSDTFPINGTDYIEFWVGNAKQASHYYRSAFGFQLLAYRGPETGTRDRASYLLQQNKVRLLLTTAVSPEHEIAAHVHRHGDGVRDIALWVDDAREAFAAAVERGATPVQEPATLKDRDGEVIIAAIGTYGDTVHSLVERRNYRGPFLPGFQPVDSAFAPQPIGLLHVDHCVGNVELGAMNKWVTFYQEVMGFRNLISFDDKDISTEYSSLMSKVVASGDDRIKFPINEPAAGRKKSQIDEYLEFYRGPGVQHLAIATGDIVRTVTALRDRGVEFLRVPTAYYDTLLERVGRIDEDLEPLKELGILVDRDDEGYLLQIFTKPVQDRPTVFYEIIQRKGARSFGKGNFKALFEAIEREQALRGNL; via the coding sequence ATGCCGACCGACACGCTGGCCGCCCCGGCCACGTCCAGCGACACCTTCCCGATCAACGGCACCGACTACATCGAATTCTGGGTCGGCAACGCCAAGCAGGCCAGCCACTACTATCGCTCGGCCTTCGGCTTCCAGCTCCTGGCCTACCGAGGTCCGGAGACCGGGACCCGCGACCGGGCCAGCTACCTGCTCCAGCAGAACAAGGTACGCCTCCTGCTCACTACGGCGGTCTCGCCGGAGCACGAGATCGCGGCCCACGTGCATCGGCACGGCGACGGCGTCCGGGACATCGCGCTCTGGGTGGACGATGCCCGCGAGGCGTTCGCCGCCGCGGTGGAGCGGGGCGCCACGCCGGTGCAGGAGCCGGCCACCCTGAAGGACCGCGATGGCGAGGTGATCATCGCGGCGATCGGCACCTACGGCGACACCGTGCACAGCCTGGTGGAGCGGCGGAACTACCGGGGTCCCTTTCTCCCCGGGTTCCAACCGGTCGACAGCGCGTTCGCGCCCCAGCCGATCGGACTGCTCCACGTGGACCACTGCGTCGGGAACGTGGAACTCGGCGCGATGAACAAGTGGGTCACCTTCTATCAGGAGGTGATGGGGTTCCGCAACCTGATCTCTTTCGACGACAAGGACATCTCGACCGAGTACAGCTCGCTCATGTCCAAGGTCGTAGCCAGCGGCGACGACCGGATCAAGTTCCCCATCAACGAGCCGGCCGCCGGACGCAAGAAGTCGCAGATCGACGAGTATCTGGAGTTCTATCGCGGGCCCGGTGTTCAGCACCTGGCCATCGCCACGGGCGACATCGTCCGCACCGTCACCGCCCTCCGAGACCGCGGGGTGGAATTCCTCCGAGTGCCGACGGCCTACTACGACACGCTGTTGGAGCGGGTCGGACGGATTGATGAAGACCTGGAGCCGCTCAAGGAGCTCGGCATCCTGGTCGACCGCGACGACGAAGGGTATCTGCTCCAGATCTTCACCAAGCCGGTGCAGGACCGGCCGACGGTGTTTTACGAGATCATCCAGCGGAAGGGTGCCAGGAGCTTCGGCAAGGGCAACTTCAAGGCGCTGTTCGAGGCGATCGAGCGGGAGCAGGCGCTGCGGGGGAATTTGTGA
- a CDS encoding homogentisate 1,2-dioxygenase: MPIYHTMGQIPRKRHIAFRRPDGGLYAEELMGHEGFTGTSSLLYHTHPPTTVKSVRRLRETAYEADPDQTLRHRHFRTSRVKQGGSPTLDRIPLLFNQDVAMLYVEPDENDAHFYRNAQADELVYVSKGSGTLETVFGDLPYGEGDYLVIHRGILHRWRLDLAGPATKLLIMESRGHVRWPKRYRNEFGQLIEGAPYSERDIRRPATLRTHDEQGDFPILVKQYDGLNEVILDHHPFDVVGWDGYFYPWAFNIMDFEPIVGRVHQPPPVHQTFQGDGFVVCSFCPRPYDFHPEAVPAPYNHSNVDSDEVLYYASSEFMSRTGIEFGSITHHPDGIPHGPHPGRAEASIGAKYTDELAVMMDSFRPLKVAKTAVAIEDPAYHRSWLDAQHAQFNPPTS; encoded by the coding sequence ATGCCGATCTATCATACCATGGGTCAGATCCCCCGCAAGCGGCACATCGCGTTCCGCCGGCCGGACGGCGGACTCTATGCGGAGGAGCTCATGGGCCACGAGGGGTTCACCGGCACCTCGTCGCTGCTCTACCACACCCATCCGCCTACCACGGTGAAGTCGGTGCGCCGACTTCGGGAGACGGCCTACGAGGCCGACCCCGATCAGACGCTGCGACACCGGCACTTCCGGACCTCGCGGGTGAAGCAGGGGGGCAGCCCCACGCTGGACCGGATCCCGCTGCTGTTTAATCAGGACGTGGCGATGCTCTACGTGGAGCCGGATGAGAACGACGCGCACTTCTACCGCAACGCCCAGGCCGACGAGCTGGTGTACGTAAGCAAGGGAAGCGGAACGTTGGAGACGGTCTTCGGTGACTTGCCCTACGGAGAAGGCGACTACCTGGTCATCCACCGCGGCATTCTCCATCGCTGGCGCCTGGACCTCGCGGGCCCTGCCACCAAGCTGCTCATCATGGAGAGCCGCGGCCACGTGCGCTGGCCCAAGCGCTACCGTAACGAGTTCGGCCAGCTGATCGAAGGCGCACCCTACAGCGAGCGGGACATCCGCCGCCCGGCCACGCTCCGGACCCATGACGAGCAAGGCGACTTCCCCATCCTGGTGAAGCAGTACGACGGCCTCAACGAGGTCATTCTCGACCATCACCCGTTCGACGTGGTCGGCTGGGATGGCTACTTCTATCCCTGGGCGTTCAACATCATGGATTTCGAGCCGATCGTGGGGCGGGTGCACCAGCCGCCGCCGGTGCACCAGACCTTCCAGGGCGATGGGTTCGTGGTCTGCAGCTTCTGTCCCCGGCCGTACGATTTCCACCCGGAGGCGGTGCCGGCGCCGTACAACCACAGCAACGTCGACTCGGACGAGGTGCTCTACTATGCCTCGAGCGAGTTCATGAGCCGGACAGGGATCGAGTTCGGCAGCATCACCCATCATCCCGACGGCATACCTCACGGTCCGCATCCGGGGCGGGCGGAGGCGAGCATCGGGGCCAAGTACACCGACGAGCTGGCCGTCATGATGGACAGCTTCCGGCCGCTCAAGGTGGCCAAGACGGCGGTGGCGATCGAGGATCCGGCCTATCACCGTTCCTGGCTCGACGCCCAGCACGCCCAGTTCAATCCGCCGACCTCGTGA
- a CDS encoding acetoacetate--CoA ligase produces MTQPLWTPGPERVAAAQVTAFIERVRRESPPGSEGVHDFGTLYRWSVDRPAAFWAGVWRHCGVLAVERPGLPPWDEVLVGGDRMAPPDPQLGPRWFTGARLNFAENLLRHEDDRPALVFWNEQGPGKRLSFRELRAEVGASAGALRRLGVAPGDRVAGFLPNLPETVIAMLAATSIGAVWSSCSPDFGVTGVLDRFGQIRPRVLFCADGYRYAGKEIDSLGRVREVRARIPEIERVVVVPYLHHAPDLDGLPGAVVWEDFVGPHRGAELEFARLPFDHPLYIMYSSGTTGLPKCMIHGAGGTLLQHLKELVLHTDLTPADRIFFFTTCGWMMWNWLVSSLAVGATVVLFDGAALSPPAILWEMAATERVTVFGTSAKYLAMAEKEGLEPTRTHDLSALRAILSTGSPLAGHSYDYAYSRIKQDLHLASVSGGTDIISCFALGNPIGPVWRGELQARGLGMAVEVFDPNGHATHGQEGELVCTRPFPSMPVAFWNDPDGARYRAAYFDFYPGTWRHGDWARLTEHDGMVILGRSDATLNPGGVRIGTAEIYRQVEELPEVLESLVVGQEWEGDVRIVLFVRLRSGYVLDEPLADRIRRRIRERTTPHHVPRKIVQVEDIPRTISGKITELAVREVIHGRLVRNLDALANPASLQHFRDLAELRT; encoded by the coding sequence ATGACCCAGCCGCTCTGGACGCCGGGACCGGAGCGGGTCGCTGCGGCGCAGGTCACGGCATTCATCGAGCGGGTGCGGCGGGAGTCGCCGCCGGGCTCCGAGGGCGTCCACGATTTCGGCACGCTGTATCGCTGGTCGGTCGACCGTCCCGCTGCCTTCTGGGCCGGGGTGTGGCGTCATTGCGGGGTCCTGGCCGTGGAGCGGCCCGGCCTCCCCCCATGGGACGAGGTTCTGGTGGGTGGGGACCGGATGGCGCCGCCCGATCCCCAGCTGGGTCCACGCTGGTTCACTGGTGCCCGTCTCAATTTCGCGGAGAACCTGCTCCGCCATGAGGACGATCGGCCGGCCCTGGTCTTCTGGAACGAGCAGGGCCCCGGGAAGCGGCTGAGCTTCCGCGAGCTGCGAGCGGAAGTGGGGGCCTCGGCCGGCGCCTTGCGGAGGCTTGGTGTCGCGCCGGGCGACCGGGTAGCCGGGTTCCTCCCCAACCTTCCCGAGACCGTGATCGCGATGCTGGCCGCCACCAGCATCGGCGCGGTATGGTCCTCCTGCTCTCCCGACTTTGGGGTCACCGGCGTGCTGGACCGCTTCGGCCAGATCCGCCCGCGCGTGCTCTTCTGCGCCGATGGGTACCGCTACGCGGGCAAGGAGATCGACTCGCTCGGGCGGGTGCGCGAGGTCCGGGCCCGGATTCCGGAGATCGAGCGCGTCGTGGTCGTGCCATACCTCCACCATGCTCCCGACTTGGACGGGCTCCCCGGTGCGGTGGTGTGGGAGGACTTCGTCGGGCCCCACCGCGGCGCCGAGCTCGAGTTCGCCCGGCTGCCCTTCGATCACCCGCTCTACATCATGTATTCGTCCGGCACCACCGGACTGCCCAAGTGCATGATTCACGGCGCCGGCGGGACCCTGCTCCAGCATCTGAAGGAGCTGGTGCTGCATACCGACCTCACTCCGGCCGATCGGATCTTCTTCTTCACGACCTGTGGCTGGATGATGTGGAATTGGCTGGTCTCCAGTCTGGCGGTGGGCGCCACGGTAGTGCTGTTCGACGGTGCTGCGCTCAGCCCTCCCGCTATCCTGTGGGAGATGGCGGCCACGGAGCGGGTGACGGTGTTCGGGACCAGCGCCAAGTACCTGGCGATGGCCGAGAAGGAGGGTCTCGAGCCGACGCGAACGCACGACCTGTCGGCCCTTCGGGCCATCCTGTCCACCGGCAGCCCGTTGGCCGGTCACAGCTACGACTACGCCTACAGCCGGATAAAGCAGGACCTTCATCTCGCGAGCGTCAGCGGCGGCACCGACATCATCTCCTGTTTCGCCCTGGGCAATCCGATCGGTCCGGTCTGGCGCGGCGAGCTGCAGGCCCGCGGGCTGGGCATGGCGGTCGAGGTGTTCGATCCGAACGGTCACGCGACCCACGGGCAGGAAGGGGAGCTGGTTTGCACTCGTCCCTTTCCGAGCATGCCGGTGGCGTTCTGGAATGACCCGGACGGGGCCCGGTACCGAGCGGCGTACTTCGATTTCTACCCCGGCACCTGGCGCCACGGCGATTGGGCGCGGCTGACGGAGCACGACGGAATGGTCATCCTCGGCCGCAGCGATGCCACGCTGAATCCGGGCGGAGTGCGCATCGGCACCGCGGAGATCTACCGGCAGGTGGAGGAGCTGCCCGAGGTGCTGGAGAGCCTGGTGGTTGGGCAGGAGTGGGAGGGCGACGTGAGAATCGTCCTGTTCGTGCGCCTCCGGTCCGGGTACGTCCTGGACGAGCCGCTGGCAGACCGCATCCGGCGCCGGATCCGCGAGCGTACCACACCGCACCATGTCCCCCGGAAAATCGTCCAGGTGGAGGACATCCCCCGCACCATCAGCGGCAAGATCACCGAACTCGCGGTCCGCGAGGTCATCCACGGGCGCTTGGTCAGAAATCTGGATGCGCTGGCTAACCCCGCATCCTTGCAGCACTTTCGTGACTTGGCCGAGCTCCGAACGTAA